The Polyangium mundeleinium genome contains the following window.
CGCCGTGCCGATGATGCGCGTGACGCGGCTCGAACCACGCGTCGTGCGCGAGCGTCCGGTCTACGTGGGCAAACTCCGCGGCTACTCGGTCGCGGCCGTCGAGAAGAGCGGCGTTGGTTACGCGCTCGCGACGGACTTCGACGACGAACGCAGCGCGCAGCTCGTTCTCGCCGCCACGCAGCAGTAAAACCGCTCGACGCTTGAGGGGTTCGCGGGGACAACCCCGACGAACCCCTCCTCGTCCCCGACAAGCCCTCCCTACTGCACGAGCCCGGCGCCGCCCTTGCGCGGATCAGCGCCGACGGAGATCACGCGCGCGCCGTCCGGGCCCTCCTGGATCGACACGGCCTGCACCGCGGAGAAGTTCGGCTTGCTCGTGTCCACGACCTCGCCGCGCTTCTCCAGGTCCTGCAGCACCTCCGTCCCGATCGCCGCGTCGATGAACAGCCCGCCCGTCGGCGGCGTCTCGAAGCGCGGCGCGGCCACGGCCTTGTCGACCGGCATTCCGAACACGAGATGCGACAGGAGCACCTGCGTCGTGCCCGTCGCGATGCGCGTCCCGCCCGACCCGCCGAGCGCGAGCACGGGCTTTCCATCCTTCGTCACGATCGTCGGCGTCATGCTCGACGTCGGCCGCGCCCCGCCGCGCGGATAGTTCGGCCCCTTCGACATGCCGAACAGCTTCTCCACGCGCTCGGCCGTGAAATCCGCGAGCTCGTCGTTCAGCAAGAACCCGCCTTCCGTCACGAGCTGCGAGCCGAACATGTTGTTCACCGTCGTCGTGATCGACGCGACGTTCCCCTCCGCGTCCACGGTCACGATGTGCGTCGTGCCCGCGTCGGTCACCGGGAAGTTCTCGGCCTTCGTCGTCGACGTCATCGAGATCCTCGCGCGCCGCGCCTTCATCCGCTCGGGGCTCACGAGCTTCGCCACGTCCATCTTCACGAACGCGGGGTCCCCGAGCAGCCGCACCCGATCCGCGACCGCGCCGCGCATCGTCTCGGCGAGCAGGTGCGTGTACGCCCCCGTGTTGTGCCCGAGCGCCGCGAGATCCGCCTTCGAGTGCATGTGGAGCGTCTCCAGCATCATCACGCCGCCGGCCGAGGGCGGCGGCATCGTGACGACCTCGTAGCCCTCCCACTTCGTACGCAGCGGCTCGCGATCGAGCACCTTGTAGTCCTCGAGATCCTTCTTCGTCATGCGGCACTTGCCGGCCCGCGCCGTGGCCAGGATGTCGGCCGCGATCGCCCCCTCGTAAAACGCCTTCTTCCCCTCGGCGCCGATCCTCCGCAGCGTCGCGGCGAGCGCCGGGTTCTTCACGATCTCGCCCGCCGGCACGATCGCGCCGGCCTTCGCGAAGAGCCCGTACCGCGGCGACGAGAGCAGCCACTTCTCGTTCCACTTCAGCGCGCGGATCATGTGCGCGCTCACGGGAAAACCTTTCTCCGCCATGTCCGCCGCGCCGCGCACG
Protein-coding sequences here:
- the ggt gene encoding gamma-glutamyltransferase is translated as MRTLRALSTASFAAALALLVALPGSGCSAPAARSPDETTAKAPPPAAPTPAAPPANLIPQGTAQAPAPAAPTKHKYAVATENATASAIAMDVLARGGSAVDAAIAGALAIGVVHPVSSGLGGGGFATVYDAKTKEIRILDFRETAPKDLVPTELAKRPVPEDQRGVMTGVPGEVAGIAEMHARWGKLAMAELVRGAADMAEKGFPVSAHMIRALKWNEKWLLSSPRYGLFAKAGAIVPAGEIVKNPALAATLRRIGAEGKKAFYEGAIAADILATARAGKCRMTKKDLEDYKVLDREPLRTKWEGYEVVTMPPPSAGGVMMLETLHMHSKADLAALGHNTGAYTHLLAETMRGAVADRVRLLGDPAFVKMDVAKLVSPERMKARRARISMTSTTKAENFPVTDAGTTHIVTVDAEGNVASITTTVNNMFGSQLVTEGGFLLNDELADFTAERVEKLFGMSKGPNYPRGGARPTSSMTPTIVTKDGKPVLALGGSGGTRIATGTTQVLLSHLVFGMPVDKAVAAPRFETPPTGGLFIDAAIGTEVLQDLEKRGEVVDTSKPNFSAVQAVSIQEGPDGARVISVGADPRKGGAGLVQ